Proteins found in one Paenibacillus borealis genomic segment:
- a CDS encoding hemoblobin-interacting domain-containing protein, with amino-acid sequence MIARGKTNRLKFIQTVSKMMAVVLTAVTVLTVSPGAGHAEPGFPQITSATAEVSSNNTAVTVTFNTYALPAGSLADLMADIQIERTGSEEPVDLAADNASNAISMNEDGALIITLNNALTGTDNSIRIAAGAVMNKEDRLSASDITVTSIAAHDISAPVFTGSLSGDGRWVHLYFDENFSLNVPDGATEEQANAFLSSQISVAGDGEHFVPFTDHEGSAYQNNSSELYLNYDNDMKIISGTDTVIRIASGTLKDAAGNLNAEMNLHVSPPVIQSVVVSNDNHDVELTFNKEVLNNTISDDSLKSKIYLVRTLVSGQEKAFKALVAQDTLSIESNKLHIHFAEALSGTEIQIVINGGAFKDLAGNVRDQNTVSGFLETAVGGIDPSPADTTMPAYLYYSVSDDYQDITFVFDEEIFNAKGDDSKFLENVQWYDPSRNQWFSTLPSDVTFTFSGSKLIMHFPAPLSGRQYYYQFYPGHFMDAAGNVLTDYVSTNWITPQNPATGISYNGGYFSGDGRFLSLAFNSNTALADQTLVDGVSHLSEYITLSTDHGVTYSALDPQDVVSLHDSQINIIFHNAKQQGSVKIKVSPGVLSDLYDSKRNSAVEATIAYNTPELTGYFFSNTDSEFVFADNVAWREHVGKITVYDSNMGVYRTLNASEYVLSEGKLTLARGIFAEGNYYRVIVDAEGYSSKYFEGRTHKSSEVFYVTAPVVTADNGITATIRLFNNAYDEEVNGNQNIIFELFDGAVPVSIVAANLKLNTGTYSANFNVANAAANPNYTVKAYVVSRYGTDPSNLGLNLATVKTPLELDLAILAANQNSNND; translated from the coding sequence ATGATAGCAAGAGGCAAAACAAACAGGTTGAAATTCATCCAGACCGTGTCGAAAATGATGGCTGTGGTGCTTACAGCTGTAACTGTCCTGACGGTTTCTCCCGGTGCGGGCCATGCGGAACCTGGCTTCCCGCAAATCACCTCAGCAACGGCTGAAGTGAGCAGCAATAATACCGCTGTGACAGTTACCTTCAATACCTACGCACTGCCTGCCGGCAGCCTGGCCGATCTGATGGCCGATATCCAAATTGAACGTACCGGTTCGGAGGAACCCGTTGATCTTGCGGCAGATAACGCCAGCAATGCTATCAGCATGAATGAGGATGGTGCGTTAATTATTACGCTGAATAATGCGCTTACCGGCACAGACAACAGCATTCGGATCGCAGCAGGGGCTGTTATGAATAAGGAAGATCGTCTCTCCGCGAGCGACATTACTGTAACTTCTATAGCGGCACATGATATTAGCGCTCCTGTTTTTACAGGTTCCCTTTCCGGTGATGGCCGCTGGGTGCACTTATACTTTGATGAGAACTTCTCACTTAACGTGCCTGATGGGGCAACTGAAGAGCAAGCCAATGCTTTTCTGAGTAGCCAAATCAGTGTAGCCGGCGATGGGGAGCACTTTGTTCCTTTTACGGATCATGAGGGCTCTGCCTATCAGAATAACTCCAGTGAGTTATATCTAAATTACGATAATGATATGAAAATCATTTCGGGTACCGATACGGTCATCCGGATCGCAAGCGGCACTCTGAAGGATGCGGCAGGCAATCTTAATGCGGAAATGAATTTACACGTGAGTCCTCCGGTGATCCAGTCAGTGGTTGTCAGCAATGACAATCACGACGTAGAACTTACCTTCAATAAAGAAGTGTTAAATAATACAATCTCGGACGATAGTCTGAAAAGCAAGATTTACTTAGTCCGGACACTAGTATCCGGACAGGAGAAAGCCTTCAAAGCTCTCGTTGCTCAGGATACATTATCCATTGAATCCAACAAGCTGCATATTCATTTCGCTGAAGCACTATCCGGCACAGAGATTCAAATCGTCATTAACGGGGGAGCCTTCAAGGATCTTGCCGGAAACGTCCGGGATCAAAATACAGTCAGCGGATTTCTGGAGACGGCTGTCGGAGGTATAGACCCGAGTCCGGCAGACACAACCATGCCGGCATACCTGTATTATTCTGTGTCGGATGATTATCAGGATATTACTTTCGTATTCGATGAGGAGATCTTCAATGCTAAGGGGGATGACAGCAAATTCCTGGAGAATGTGCAGTGGTATGATCCGTCCAGAAACCAGTGGTTCTCCACCTTACCTTCAGATGTTACGTTTACCTTCTCTGGCTCCAAGCTCATCATGCATTTCCCGGCACCTCTCTCAGGAAGACAGTATTATTATCAGTTCTATCCGGGTCATTTCATGGATGCAGCCGGGAATGTTCTGACTGATTACGTAAGTACAAACTGGATCACCCCCCAGAACCCGGCAACAGGTATTTCTTATAATGGCGGCTACTTCTCAGGTGACGGGCGTTTCTTGAGCTTGGCGTTTAACTCAAATACCGCCCTGGCGGATCAGACCCTTGTTGACGGAGTGTCCCATCTGAGTGAGTACATCACCCTTTCCACTGATCACGGCGTTACTTATTCAGCCTTGGATCCGCAGGATGTAGTGTCTCTTCATGACTCACAGATTAACATCATCTTCCACAATGCGAAGCAGCAGGGTTCCGTAAAAATCAAAGTATCTCCGGGCGTGCTTAGCGATCTATATGATAGTAAGCGTAACAGCGCAGTAGAGGCAACGATTGCCTATAATACTCCTGAGCTTACGGGATATTTCTTCAGCAACACAGACAGTGAGTTTGTTTTTGCAGATAATGTGGCCTGGAGAGAACACGTAGGGAAAATTACTGTATATGATTCGAATATGGGAGTATACAGAACATTGAATGCCTCGGAATATGTGCTGAGCGAAGGCAAGCTTACATTAGCCCGGGGGATTTTCGCTGAAGGAAATTACTATAGAGTTATTGTAGATGCTGAAGGGTACAGTAGTAAGTATTTTGAAGGCAGGACTCATAAATCCTCTGAAGTATTCTACGTGACTGCGCCGGTGGTAACTGCAGACAATGGAATTACAGCAACGATCCGGTTGTTTAACAATGCTTATGATGAAGAAGTGAATGGAAATCAGAACATTATATTCGAGCTGTTCGATGGCGCTGTACCTGTTAGTATTGTTGCGGCTAACCTGAAGCTGAACACAGGCACATATTCTGCCAACTTCAATGTGGCCAATGCTGCTGCGAATCCAAATTATACCGTGAAGGCTTATGTCGTTAGCCGGTACGGTACGGATCCCAGCAATCTCGGATTGAACCTGGCTACCGTGAAGACTCCGCTGGAGCTGGATTTGGCTATATTAGCCGCAAACCAAAATAGTAATAATGACTAA